Within Rhododendron vialii isolate Sample 1 chromosome 12a, ASM3025357v1, the genomic segment ggccgcgcgcggcggtcggtacggtttccctacactttggtcggtacacataggatttctgAATATTTTATCCCGAAACTAGAAGTTAGTGACGTTTATACTTTTCCTGTTGTATGTCTGTGTTCAAACTTTGATATGATCACTTTGGGGTATCTTGCTTTTGCATTTctgatacacacacacatgtatatatgtacccctatatatattttgataCCTTGCAACCTCTTCATTTAACTTTCAGCTCCCGACAAAAGACAAGCTCAAAACAGTGCTCGATAAGGTGAAAGACTTCTTTGGGGATGCCAAGGAATCCTTCGGGAAGCTGACAGCCCTAAATTTAACCACAACAGAGGAGTTGGAGGAAAAACCCAAAGAGCAATCCAAGTGAGTGATGAAAATCACAGCAAAACAGCCTGATGGGAACAAAACAATAGAGAGGAAAATCTGAAAGTCTCTAATCATTGTTTTGGCGGTTTTTCCCATTTGCCAGGGTTAAAGGCTGAAGCTGAAATCATTTGAATCACATGTTTCTGTAGCTGGTGGTTTTGGGAGATCAATGAGCTTTATGTGGGACAAATTCACTTGCCAGCAAAATGAGCGAGGTTTTATACGCAACATTTCTAGGGCAGAATTTGGTTCATATATATCTCTTTCTATTAAACAGAATGTTGTCGATTCTGCTAACTTTATCTTTATTTTGCAATGAAATGTCAAACTACTGTTTTTGTTGGATCTGAATAAAATCACCATGAGTTTGCAATTTTCATGTAACTTAATTGCAGGTACTGAGAGTACACAATTGCCATGTCAAATGCATCGGAAACCCTGTGTGCAAGGAAAATGCTTTTTGGAGTCTTTTTACGTACAAACGTAAGAACTCAAAGCTCCGTTCCATACTGATGGTAGGGACAAGTTCTAAAGATGATTAGATAATTCAAAGTTTTCTTTCAAGTCATTGGCTCCTTCCTGTTGAACTTGAACCATTGTGGAAACTGGTGGGGTGAGTCTGCTGTTAATTTGCTTTCACGCAGCTTTCAGACTTTAATGCGCTAGAACTAGTCCTCTCCACCTCTGACCCTGTAGCTTCAGTTTCCTGACCTTCCTCTCGATCTAAGCACGTTAACGTGGATACAGGGGTGGGCGCATACACATAAAATTAAGAATGCAGCTGCAGCGGGAACATTGCAATTTTTTGTATATAGTCTGTCATATGTTAGGCATATTAATAGCCACAAAACATAACTTGCGAGGTCATTTGTGATTTTGGGCTTGGTTGGATTGGTCCTTCTAGTATAAGCTTTTTCCTCTTTCCatatttgatttaattttcaaGTGTTATTGTTTCACCCCCAAAAGGCTAGCATGCCTAAAGGAGCTGATGTTGAATCGGAGCAAGTCTGTTTATCTAAGAAGGAAGGTGGCTTAGGTTTGAAGGTTCTTGAAGTTGAGGAATGGGATAAGGTCACTATGAGTAGGCGTATTGGGCCATCTGCAATAAAGCTGACATCCTTCGGTTCAAATGTATACACTTTTGTGATAAAATACGACAGTTTCTGATTCATGTCCTTCCCCCCTCAATTGTCTTGGACTATGAGGATGATTTTCAATCATAGAGGCTGGGCAAGGGTGAATAAAGTATGGGGAACTCTGCCTTCTTATGGGTTGACAACAGGCACCCTATAAGAACTTTGTACCAACATTTTGGGGAAAGAGTGGTGTTCAACATGGATAGATCTCTTGCAGCCATGGTGAGCTCTGCCATGGTCTGTGGTGGATGGGCCTGGCCTAGGGGAAGAAATCATGTCACTATGGAAATAGTAAACCAAACTCTCAGGTGGAGGATTCTGTTCTTTGGATTCTATCCAAGAATGGAAAATGTTTATCAATGGCTGGCAGTCCATGGCATAAAATCAGAACCACTCAGGTTTGTTGGAATGATCTGGTCTGGTTTAAGCAAAACATACTCCTAGATGGGCCATAAGTCAATGGCTGGCAGTCCATGGGAGATTAGCCACCCGTGACAGGCTGTTCTATGCTAGAGGTGGGGAAAGTCATCAGCCTCTATTTGTTGAGGGCACTCTCTCCTAGATGAGCTATAAGTCAATGGCTGGCAGTCCATGGGAGATGGGCCATAAGTCAATGGCTGGCAGTCCATGGGAGATTAGCCACCCGTGACAGGCTGTTCTACTGGGGTGTCAGTCGAGATCAAAGTTGTGTGCTCTATGCTAGCAGTGGGGAAAGTCATCAGCCTCTATTTGTTGAGTGCACTCTGTTCAATTTGGTCTGGAAATCTGTACTGTCCAAGAATGGCATCTCTAGAACTCCAATGGGGCTTCTATGGAATATAGCCAAGGAGCTAGTCTTGAAGCTCTCTGGCTGCTATGTATCAAGCACGGGTGAGAGCAAAAAGGGGGATTCTGCTAGCTTGTTGCATAAGATCTTGGAAGACATCAGAGCTTGTCTTTGTGCTTGGGGTAAAGTGCCTAATCGTTCAGCATATGTTTCTGGTTTGTAGGAGCTGGAATTCAGATTGTGTAATTAGGGTCcgtccgtttgtttggacgtatgATATTtctgtgtaaaatattttacttattttcccttgtttggttggacaaaaaattaaaaaactttttccatggtaaattttttttcacgatCTGGCTGAAAatgatttccttttcctttcaaaaCGTCGGTAAGTTGTTTTAAACCCGGCGTGCCGATGGATTTTTTCCGTTCCCCACCTATCGAAACCCCCAACTGAGGTGTTCTCTATTAGGTCCATTTGTCTAATAGTTCACCAAGAGATTTATAGGGAGAATTTTCcataggtccactatagcactttccaaactcatctagtccacttctaaatttcataaccccttaagtccactaacctatcATTAGGGATTAAATGAACTCGACAAGACCAATATACCCCTGATTTTAAAAACCATTTTGCCCCGTCTCATCCATTTCAAAATTCTtccaattcaaaaaattataaaacccccccccttccccccccccccccattttcATATGTTTCATCCCTTTTCAGAAGAAAGGCCCAGTTCCCAGCCAGTCGGTTCATCTTCAACCACTCCATCAGCGAGAAGCACTCGATCGCCGTCGCTGTCCTCAAGCACTCAAATCCCGGCGTCGTCAAGCACTCAAATCCCGGCGTCGTCAAGCACTCGATTGTCGTTGTCACTCCAACAGCGAGATCAACAGATGAAAAGCAGAGATCAACCCACATCCCAGACTTCCTCCGTCGTTGATCGTCGACCTAGCCCAAGGTACGATCGTTGCAAATATCCGTCATCGATCGTCGCCGACACCGCACTCCTCCTCGCCATCATCCTTCATCCATCACCGCCATAGCCGCGAACCGCGAGAGGTAAGAGGCAGAGATCTGCCCGTCGTTGCCTTTCATCGTCACAGCTGcactcctcttcctcctcctcgccGTCACCCTTCATCGAATAGATCACCATCACCAACGCCGACAACGCCTTCTAGGGTGCGTGTGATTGTGATCGTTAGGTTTGGTTTACACTTGGATCCGTAACTGTTTGTGACTATTTTTCGTTCTTTTTTCTGGCAGCAACAGCAAGAAGACGAGGAAGGCCCCCAACCCATGGAAGGTGATTATGCCACTGGTTTTATGGACAGATGCATTGACTATTTAGTTAGTCTAGTATATAAGTGCCTAATCCAATTTATGTATGGTTATATGTGAGCATCTTTGCTTtgtaaatccaaaaaaaagagaacatataaGTATATAACGTTTAGGATTTTGGTTGTTTAACCTATAAGGTTATATATCTACATATGGTTATATTTGGTTATCTGACATCCTTTTTATTCCATTAAATTCATATATAATGCTATATGTGTATGTTATCTGTTATTCTTTCACATAAAATTGAagagtttgttttgtttttttattgaatcttGGATACTATTACGTTGATATgattatatggttatatattcaggtccgcgcagcggcttaACAAACCTGCTCATATAATGTTATCTATGATGAACTGGACTCTGTTACAAACATATATGTTATTAGAAGCAAGTGAGTgaagccgctgcgcggaccaattcaataaagtagaacatataacgttatatggttatatgaataGTTTGGCTAGATTAAGTTAGGGTTTCGATTGCGAGTATAGATGGTTATATCAAACTCTGATCGGTTACGTATTGGTTTAGTTAAgatagggttttgattgcgagtatATGTGGTTATATCAATCTTTGATctggtatggtatggttgaattaagttagggatttgattgatagtatatatggttatatcaatgttggtaaTATACTAATTTTGTTAAAGGTTGTTATTTGTGCAGTTGTTTAAGGAgtgaagagtattaagttacCTGTGAAATCGACTGTGAAGAAGGCGACGgcggcaaaagaaaagaagttacgagatctcctctttttatttttttagagttagaacggacaaaatctcatgtataacgttTTTTGTGTGTATTACTGTTACtagaagcaagtcattgaggcTGCTGCGCGGATCAATTCTATAAAGtgaaaatataatattatataagAGTTTTTGTGCAACGaagctcaaaaaaaattcaacaaagcaGTTGAGATCAAGATGTAACTCTACAAAGCAGAATATAcaatgttatataacgttatataagtacACTAACGTTAGATACAAAACTGATCCAACGTAACTGTTATTTCCCGAGAATTTTGCGTGATTCAAACGTGTAAGGGATAATGGGGGATAATAGGCTAAACGGATAACGTtataaattatatgtttattttttgtcacatgtattacgtttttttgtgtgtattattGTTACTAGAAGCAAGTTATTGAAGCTGCTgtgcggaccaattcaataaagtgaaAATATAAAGTTATATGAGAGTTTTTGTGCAgcgaaactcaaaaaaaattcaacaaagcaGTTGAGATCAAGATGTAACTCTACAAAGCAGAATATAcaatgttatataacgttatataagcACAATAACGTTAGATACGAACTGATTCAACGTAACTGTTATTTCCCGAGAATTTTGCGTGATTTCAAACGTATAAGAGATAATGGGGGATGAGCTAAATGGATgagatttgaatggaagggtaAATCTGTCAGAcactctttcattttttaaatgtagtggacttTATGCCGTACtaaatacatattagtggatttagtgggttagaaacttgatcaatagacctagtgggttagaaacatgctatagtggatcACAGACCAATTTTTTAAGATTTATAGTGTgcaaaagttttgaaatttggacttGAGTAAAATCTACAACCACTAAAACATTACTAATTTGTTATACAAGTGATGTTAAGGAAAGCGTATCCAACAGAAAAATAACGCAAAAATCTATTTAGAAAGAAAGGCCTCCTaggaaagataaaaataaataaataaataaataacaaaaaagaaaggccTCCTAGGATGCAACCGTTGGTGCCAAGTTGCAGGAGATGTGGGCAACATGGACACAATAGGAGGACTTGCAGTGTACCATTGGCAGAACAAAAGGAAGGTGAGACAGCCGAAGGTAATGCTGGGAGGGGCAGAGGTGCAACTGATGTGCAAGGTATACCTGTGAGGGGCAGAGGTAGGGTTGTGAGAGGTAGAGGTAGTGTTGTACAAGCAAGGGGCAGAGGTGGAGCTATGCAAGCAAGGGGAAGAGGACATGCTGTTCAAGCAAGGGGCAGAGGTAATGTTGTGCAAGCAAGAGGTAGAGGCAGTCTTGTGAGGGGAGATGTAGGTGTTGTGCAAGGAAGGGGTGtaagaagaggaagaacaaCTGTCAGAGGTATAGGAGGAAGAACAAGGCCTGCTATTAGGGGGGGCTTACAACTCAGGTGAAAATCCACCATTTTACCTCTATTTGCTCATTATTTAGTATTATATACTTCATCTCACACACTTAACCTCTGTTTGCTCATAATTTAGTCACACGTTATAGTATACACTTATCTCATTTTGTACAGGTCAATACTCCAACAAATTATGACCAAGCAACACAAGGATCCCAAATCTCAACTGTGACACAAGTTAAGCAAGTTCGAAGGGGAGCTACCAACAAGTATGCTAATGTGTCAGGTTTGCATGGGATTAGGCCCTAATGGATTAGGCATAATGGTACCATGCTTATGAATTGGTTTTTGGATATGGTACCATGCTTATGAACTTGTTTTTGGATTTACTAGGAAGCTAGCTATTAAAGCTTATGTTGTTATGCTCAATATGTATGCCATAGGGCATTTGATTCAGTTTGAATGTTTTGATAGTAAGCCAATGTTTTAGGCAGAAAAATACCTTATGTTTTGGTACCAAGCTTATGTTATGGTCAATATGTATGTTGTTGCTGTTTTAGGTAGAAGAACACCTGGATTCAATATGCTTTTGCTGCTATTAGCATTCAACATTCTGTATGCTACTGCTGCTAC encodes:
- the LOC131309533 gene encoding predicted GPI-anchored protein 58, with amino-acid sequence MFHPFSEERPSSQPVGSSSTTPSARSTRSPSLSSSTQIPASSSTQIPASSSTRLSLSLQQRDQQMKSRDQPTSQTSSVVDRRPSPSCTPLPPPRRHPSSNRSPSPTPTTPSRQQQEDEEGPQPMEGDYATGFMDRCIDYLLFKE